A window of Nocardia arthritidis genomic DNA:
GATCGCGCCCTGATCCACCGAAACCACGCCTTCGCCCGCCGGAATCGACCCGTGCACCAGCGAACTCTTACCCGAGCCCGCGACACCGGTGACGACCACCAGCATCCCGAGCGGGATATCGACGTTCACATTCCGCAGGTTGTTGGTTTTCGCACCGCGAATCGCCAACTTGCCCTTGGCCTTTCGCACCTTCGCCTTGAGCGCCGCCCGATCGTCGAAGTGGCGGCCGGTAATGGTGCCGCTGGCCCGCAGCTTGGCCACCGTGCCCTCGAAGCAGACCGTGCCGCCCGCCGCGCCCGCGCCCGGCCCGAGATCGACCACATGGTCGGCGATTTCGATCATCTCCGGTTTGTGCTCGACGACGAGCACCGTATTCCCCTTGTCCCGCAACCGCAGCAGCAGCTCGTTCATCCGCTGGATATCGTGCGGGTGCAGGCCGATGGTCGGTTCGTCGAAGACATAGGTGACGTCGGTGAGCGCGGAGCCGAGATGCCGAATCATCTTGACCCGCTGCGCCTCACCGCCCGACAGCGTGCCCGCCGGCCGGTCCAGCGAGAGGTAGCCCAACCCGATCTCGACGAACGAATCCATGGTGTGCCGCAACGCGTCGAGCAGCGGCTTCACCGAAGGCTCGTCGAGTCCGCCCACCCACTCGGCCAGATCGCTGATCTGCATCGCGCACGCGTCGGCGATGCTGACGCCCTTGATCTTCGAGGATCTGGCCGCCGCGCTCAGCCGGGTGCCATCGCATTCCGGACAGGTCATGAAGGTGACGGCCCGGTCGACGAACGCCCGGATATGCGGCTGCATACCCTCCGGATCCTTGGACAGCATCGACTTCTGGATTCGCGGGATCAGACCCTCGTAGGTCATGTTGATCCCGGCGATCTTCATCCGGACCGGCTCTTTGTACAGGAAATCATTGCGCTGCTGCTTGGTGTACCTGCGGATCGGCTTGTCCGGGTCCACGAAGCCGGATTCCTTGTACAGCCGCATATTCCAGCTGTCCGCGCCGTAGCCGGGGATGGTGACCGCGCCGTCGTCGAGCGATTTGGCGTCGTCGAAGAGCTGGGCCAGATCGATATCGGTGACCGAGCCCCGGCCCTCGCAGCGCGGGCACATGCCGCCGGTGATGCTGAAGCTGCGGCGCTCCTTGATGGTCTGCCCGCCGCGTTCGACCGTGACCGCGCCCGCGCCGCTGATCGATGCGACGTTGAAAGAGTATGCTTGCGGCGAGCCGATATGCGGTTTTCCCAAGCGGCTGAACAGGATTCGCAGCATGGCATTGGCATCGGTCGCGGTGCCGACGGTGGAGCGCGGGTCGGCGCCCATCCGCTCCTGGTCGACGATGATCGCGGTGGTGAGCCCCTCCAACACGTCCACGTCGGGCCGGGCCAGCGTCTGCATGAACCCCTGTATGAAAGCGCTGTACGTCTCGTTGATCAGCCGCTGCGATTCCGCGGCGATGGTGCCGAATACCAGCGAACTCTTGCCCGAGCCGGAGACACCGGTGAATACCGTCAGCCGCCGCTTCGGGATCTCGATGCTGACATCCTTCAGATTGTTCACGCGCGCGCCGTGCACGCGGATCAGCTCGTGGCTGTCGGCGGCTCGCTTACCGGACTTGGCAGTGCTCATGATGTCTCCATCCGTTGCTCGACCGCGTTCACCGAGATCTAACCAGCCTCGGGCGGCGCGGCCGGGTAGGTGCGGCTCAGCGCTGGTGATTGATGCGGACCAGGTTCCCCGACGGGTCGCGGAACGCGCAGTCGCGGACCCCGTACGGCTGCTCGGTCGGCTCCTGCACCACCTCGGCGCCGCGGGCCTGCACCTGCTCGAACACATCGTCCAAATCCTTGGTGGACAGGATGATGTGCCCGAAGGTGCCCTTCGCCATCATCTCCGCGATCACCCGGCGCTCCTCCTCGGTGATACCTGGATTCGCCTCCGGTGGATACAGCACGATCGAGGTGCCGGGCTGACCGACCGGCCCGACGGTGATCCAGCGCATACCGTTGTAGCCGACGTCGTTACGCACCTCGAAGCCGAGGATGTCGCGGTAGAACGCCAGCGTGGCGTCCGGATCGTTGTGCGGAAGGAAAGTGTTGTGAATGGTGATGTCCATGGCGATCACGCTATGTGCGGCGCGTGGCCGCGCGCTTCTCGATTCCTGATCGGTGTGGAACCTGCTGCGGGCATCACACAGCGGTGAGTGCGCTCGTCGATCCGGCCCCGCTGCGGTCGCCGCCGTTCCGGCGGCTGTGGGTGGGGCGGACCCTGTCCGGATTCGGCAGTCAGATGACCTTCGTCGCGGTGCTGTACCAGATCTGGCAGAGCACGCACAGCACCGTGTGGACCGGTGCGCTCGGCATCGCGCTCGCGGCGCCGATCATCGTATTCGGGCTGTTCGCCGGATCGATCGTGGATCGAACCGACCGCAGGGCCTTCTATCTGGTCACCGTCACGGGTCAGGCGGTGTGTTCGCTGGCGCTGGCCGCGCAGGGCGTCTTCGGGCAGCTCCCGGTGCTCGGGGTGCTGCTGTTGGTCGCGGCGCAGTCCACCTTCGTCGCGGGCAGCGGCCCGGCGGCGCACACCTTCGTCGCGCGGCTGCTGCCCAGATCGGAGGTGGCCGCCGGTTTGGCGTTGAACCGGATCTCCATGCAGGGCGCGATGCTCGCGGGACCGGCGCTGGGCGGCGTACTGCTCGGCTGGATCGGCCTCGGCGGGTGCTACCTCATCGATGCGCTCACCTTCGGACTGGCGTTCTACGGCGCGTTCGGATTACCGCCGATGCCACCGGAGGGCGAGCCGTCGCGGCCGGGTCTGGGCGGGGTGCTGGACGGCCTCACCTTCCTGGTCGGAAGTCCGATCGTGCGCGGCGCGCTGCTCACCGACCTCGCGACCACCGTGCTCTCCATGCCGATCAGCCTGTTCCCGCTGATCAATGCCGAGCGATTCGGGAACAACCCGCGCACCCTCGGACTGTTCCTTTCCGCCATAGCGGTCGGCGGGACCATTGCCTCGATCCTGTCCGGCGCCTTCACCCGGCTGCCCCGGCCCGGACTCGTAATGCTTTGCGGCTCAGCGGTTTGGGGTGCGGCGCTGGCACTGTTCGGCATCTCGCCGAACGCCTGGCTCGGGCTCGGCTTCCTGGTGCTCGCGGGCGCCGCCGATACCGTCGCGGTGGTGTCGCGCGGCACGATCGTGCAGTTGCACACCCCGGACGCGCTGCTCGGGCGGGTGGCCGCCGCCGAGCAGATCGTCGGTCAGGCCGGGCCGGACGTCGGAAATGTGCGGGCCGGACTCGTCGCCGGATTCACTTCGGGGACAACGGCATTGGTCAGCGGCGGGCTGCTGTGCCTGGCCGCCGTCGCCGCCATCGGCACGACGACGCCCGGTCTGCGGCGGACAATATCCGTGGCCCCGCGGCCGGATCGAGCGTAGTTTTCCGCCGTGCCTGTCTTCTCACTCTGTTGGAGCGCGTTACGCGCGACGGTCGCCGAACTACCGGACGACGCGTTCGCACAGCCGTCCGGCTGCACCGGTTGGCTCGTGCGAGATCTGGTGTGCCACTTGGTTATCGACGCTCAGGACGTGCTGATCACCCTCGTCACGCCCGCGACCGGGGAACCCACCCGCGATGCCGTGACCTACTGGGAGGTCGGCGCCACCCCGCCCGACGGCGCCGATCCGCTCGACGCGCTCACCGTCCGGCTGGCCGCCGCGTACCAGGAACCGGGCCTGCTGAAATTCCACCTCGACGATGTCGGCTCGGCCGCGGGGCGCGCCGCCGAACTCGCCGACCCGGACCTGCGGGTCGGCACCCGCGGCGAGGTGCTCACCGTCGGCGACTATCTGTCCGCGTACGTCATGGAGTGGACCCTGCACCACCTCGACCTGATCGCCCACCTCCCCGGCGCGACCGAACCGCCCGCGGCCGGACTCGCCCGGTCCCGCGAGATGCTGGAACAGATTGCGGGAGCACGGTTTCCGGCTACGTTCCCGGATAAGGACGCGCTGCTGATCGGCACCGGGCGACGAGCGCCGACGGAGGCGGAGCGTGCCCGACTCGGTTCGCTCACTATGAAACTCCCGATCATCCTCGCGTGAGCGTGTGCGTGCGTGAACACGGCTACAGCCGCAGCACAACCCGGTGGGTGTGCGCGTAGACGGCGGCGTGCACGCGGTCGCGGACGCCCAGTTTGGCCAGCACATTGGAGACGTGCGTCTTCACCGTCTGTTCGCCGACGCCGAGCGCGCGGGCGATCTCGGGATTGGTGTATGCCTTCGCGATCAGCAGCAACACCTGATGTTCACGGGCGGTGAGGGTTTCGAGTTCCGGTGCGGCCGGGAACGGTTCGATGCCGTCGGTGAGCCGGGTGATCAGGCGACGGGTCAGGCGCGGATCGATCAGCGCGTCACCGCGGGCCGCGGTGCGGACGGCGGCGACCAGATCCCGCGACGGCAGCGCCTTGGTGAGGAATCCGCTCGCACCGAGACGTAGTGCGCGATATAGGTTTTCGTCGGTATCGCGATCCGCGATGGTGAGGATGCGGGTGCCGGAGCCGAGCGCGGCGACGGAGTCGATGGCGGCGGGGTCGGCGAGTCCGGGCATATCGAGGTCGAGGATCGCGACATCCGGATCGAGCCGCCGCATCTCGGCGATGGCGGCCGCACCGTCGCCGACCTCCGCGACGCATCGCAGATCCGGCTGGGCACCGAGCACCGCGCGCAAACCGGACCGAAAGACGGTGTGCTCATTGGCGAGCAGCACCGAGATCGTCGAATTCCGCGGTACGGCCACGGGTTCCGGCTGGGGCCGCACCGGTTCGGCACCGTGCGGCAGCACGTCGGCGGGCAGTTGGCTCTCGGCGAGCGCCGAACCGACCGACAGCGTCGCCGCGGTGATCCCGAGCACGAGCGACGAAACCACCCGGAGCAGGCGGCGTTTCGAGGTAGTCGTGGCCATGTCTACCGACCGTAGATCACGCGTGCCCGCGGGTCCATCGGCCCGCGGCAGCATCCGGACTCCCCCGATGGAGGGAGTCAGCGCAGGAATCCGGTGTAGTTCTTCGTCATCAGCTGGCTTTCCAGCTGTTTGATCGTGTCGAGGCCGACGCTCACCACGATCAGCACCGAGGTGCCGCCGAATGCGAGATTCTGCGCCGGACCGGCCGCGCCGAAGTGCGCCAGCAGATTCGGCAGCACGGCGACGACGCCGAGGTAGACCGACCCCGGCAGCGTGATCCGCGTGAGCACATGACTCAGATAGTCGGCGGTCGCCTTACCGGGACGGTAGCCGGGTACGAAGCCGCCGAACTTCCGCATCTCATCCGCCCGCTCGGCCGGATCGACCGTCACCGAGACGTAGAAGTAGGTGAAGAACACGATCAGCGCGATATAGACCGCGACATGGACCGGATTTCCGGGATCGACCAGATACCGCTGAACCACCCGCTGCCATCCGGTCTGCTCGCCCGGGCCCCGCTGGGTCAGCTGCGTCAGCAGATTCGGCAGATACAGCAGTGACGAGCCGAAGATGACCGGAACGACACCGGCCTGGTTGACCTTCAGCGGCAGATAGGTCGAGGATCCGCCGTACATTTTCCGGCCAACCACGCGCTTGGCGTACTGCACCGGAATCCGGCGCTGACCCTGCTCGACGAAGATCACGCCGACGATCATCAGCAAAACCGCGGCACAGACGCCGATGAAGATCAACACGCCGCTGCTGTTCAGAATCGATCTGCCCTGGCTGGGGATTCGCGCGGCGATCCCGGCGAAGATCAGCAGCGACATACCGTTGCCGATACCGCGTTCGGTGATCTGCTCGCCGAACCACATGGCAAGGGCCGCACCCGCGGTCATCACCAGCACGATCACGAGCATCGCGAAAATGCCGTTGTCGGCGAGCACTTCCTTCGGACAGCCGCGCAGCAGCTGTTTGCGCGCGGCCAACGCCACCAGCGTCGAGGCCTGCAATGCCCCGAGCGCCACCGCCAGATAGCGGGTGTACTGGGTGATCTTCGCCTGTCCCGCTTGACCTTCCGCGCGCAGATCCGCGAACCGCGGGATCACCACCGTCAGCAGCTGGGTGACGATACTCGCGGTGATATACGGCACGATGCCCACCGCGAACACCGTGAGTTGCAGCATCGCGCCACCGGAGAACACATCGATGAGCTGATAAATACCCGCCGACTCGCCGCCGGATACGACGTCGATACAGTCGCGAACCGACCGATAGTCCACCCCCGGCGACGGCAGCGTCGCCCCGAGCCGGAACAGCGCGAGCAGTCCGAGCGTCCACAGTATCCGCCGCCGCAGATCCGGGGTACGGAAGGCCGGAACAAGGGCGGATAGCACGAAACCTCCTGATAGCCAACGATTCTGGGACCGCAGTGCGGACCTCCCACGCTACGGAGATCCGCCCCCGCCGACGTCGCCCACGAGTCGGACTTCGGACTCCCCCGATCGCGGGAAAGTCCTGTCGGGCGGGCTCGGGCGATGGCACGTGGAAACGGGACCCGTCCGGCGACCGCGCGGATACGAATAACCACCAGCCCTGTGCCACATACGAACTCGGCGACGAATGGAGTGAGCTGACTATGGGTCTGGTCCGGAACGGGATGCTGGTGTTCCTGGCGTCGGTATTGTTCGCTACGGGCAGTTCGGTGGAGGCCGTGGCGGCGGGCCCATTCCAAGACCCGGTTGTGGTGGGGTACAGGGCTTTCGAGCCGTCGATCGAGATAGCGCCCGACGGGACGGTGTACATAGCCGGACCGGAAGGTGTGCTTTCGAATGGTATTTCCAGCCCCAGCACCATCTTTCGGTCGACGGATGCGGGCGCGAGCTGGGTCGCCACCCCGCCGACCATGCGCGGGTTCTGGCCCGGTGGCGGCGACGCGGCGCTGGCGATCGCCCCCAACGGCAGCCTGGCCGTGGCCGATCTGTGGGCGGGCAGCTCGACGGCGGGCCGGTCGGGCGACCGGTCCGACAGCTGGATCGCGCTGCCGATCGCCGGCCTGCCGATCCAGGACCGGCCGTGGCTGGCGAGCACCGGATCGTCGACTTACCTTGCCTACCACCAGATCCCGAGCGGTATCGCGGTGTCGAAGTCGATCGACGGCGGCCTCACCTACCCGCTGACCACCGTCGCCGCCACCGCTATCGATCAGGGCGGATGCGTTACCTGTTCGGCGGGCAGCGTTATCGCGAGCGATGGCGGCGGCCCGCTCACCGATAAGGTCGGCGTCATCTTCAACGCGGCGAACGGCGGAGTCGGATTCAGCCGCTCGACCGACGGCGGCATCACGTGGTCGGTGAAAACCGTAGCAGCGTCCGGCAATTCGGATAACACCCTGGTCTTCCCGACGGTCGCCGACTCCGGCGACGGCCGCCTCGTCGCCGTGTGGCTGCGGGTGGCGGGCGGGCGCAGCGCGGTGCAGACGGCCGTATCCGCCGACTGGGGTCAGACCTGGTCCGAGCCGAAAACCGTTGTCGGAAACGGCACTTCGGTCTATCCGTGGGTTGCCGCGAAGGGTGACAAGGTCGCGATCTCGCTGTACTGGAACAACACCGACGGCACCGCCGACGGCACCGCTCCCGGCGTGCCCTGGTACGAGTCCTACCTGGAGAGCGACGATTTCGCGGCGAGCTTCGGCCCGCTGCAGACGGCCGACCCGACGCCGGTGAAGTTCGGTCCGATCTGTACGGGCGGTACGAGCTGCCAGGCCAACCGGGAGCTCGGCGATTTCCAATCGGTCGCCCTCGATAACGCGGGCCGGGCCAACCTCGCCTACAACCGGTCGATCGATAACGGAGCCAATGTCGAGGTGCGATTCACTCGGCAGAGCTGAACGGACCGCCGCGATTGATCCCCGCCCTACAATGCCCATCATGAGCACGCGAGCTGTGCACTTCGTCGGCAGCTATCCGGCAGGCAGCCCTGACGAGGCGATGCGGGCGATGCTCGACGGCGCGGGCGCGCGGATGCGCACCCTACCCAATGGCGAAACCGACAGGTACGAACTGTATGTGCTGCCGATCATCGACGATCTGGTCCGGCAGGGGGCACTCGAGGTGAAACAGGTGGGTCGCTGGAGTCCGGGCTGGCGCAGGACCATTCACCGGGTTCCGCCGGGCAAGACGCTCACCGGCGACATGATGGATCTCGGCTACCTGCGCGAGGCCGAGCAGGCGCTGCCCGCATTCACCGCGTTGCGGCGGGAGTACGAATTGCCCGGGCTCACAATGCAGGTCGGCATGCCGACCGACCTCAGCCTGACCTTCGTCGCGGTCGGCGCCGCCGGGGTGCGGTCGCATCGCAAAGCCTTCGCCGACGCCAGCCTCCGCGATATCCCGACGATCCGCGAATCGACCGGCGACAACGTCGTTTTCCAGCTGGAGGCCACCGCCGAACTGGTGTTGATGGCGCTCGCCCAGCCCCTGCACCGACAGGTCGACGCCCGGTTCGGCCTGGCCGCCGGGATCGCCGCGATGGCCGCCGCCGCGCCCGCGGGCACCCGGTTCGGCGTGCACATGTGCCTCGGCAGCTTGAACAACAAGGCCGCCACCGGGTTGCGCTCCGCGGCACCGCTCGTCGACCTTGCCAATTCCATTGCGCGACAATGGCCGTCAGGGCGAACGCTGGAGTACGTACACGGCCCGTTCGCCGCGGGTGCCATCCCGCCCTCCACCAAACCCGAATTCTATGAACCACTTTCGCGTCTCGCACTGCCGCGGGGCACCGCCTTCTACGCGGGGTTCGTACACGATGTCCCCACCGAGGCAGAGCAACGCCATACCCTGCACATGATCGAGGAGCGCCTCGGCCGCCCGGTGGACGGTGTCGCGAGCCCCTGCGGCCTCGGCCGTCGTCCGCGCGACATTGCCGACGCAATGGTGGCCCGTGCCGACATCCTCGCCGGGGCGGACTGACCCACTCCGAGGGTGTCGGCATACTCGATGCGTTCGGCGACTATCGCGGCAGGCGCATCTCGGGCAGCATCAGATCAACCAGCTTGGCGGCGACCGCGGCGGGCGTCTCCCGGTCGGTGTCGATGACCAGCGCCCCATCGCGGTCGCCGCGCAGCGCGGCCGACTCGGCCGTCGCCCGGGCAAGCAGCCGATCCTGTTGTGGCGCAGCGACCCCGACCAGCGAATCGCCCGCGAGCCGAGGGCCCTCACCGTTGCCGCGGCGGGCGATGCGGCGCGCGAGTTCGCCCGGTGACGCCTCCAGGTACACGGTGGTGACGAGTTCGCCTGCCAGCGCACGGAGGTACGTTTCCGGC
This region includes:
- a CDS encoding ATP-binding cassette domain-containing protein yields the protein MSTAKSGKRAADSHELIRVHGARVNNLKDVSIEIPKRRLTVFTGVSGSGKSSLVFGTIAAESQRLINETYSAFIQGFMQTLARPDVDVLEGLTTAIIVDQERMGADPRSTVGTATDANAMLRILFSRLGKPHIGSPQAYSFNVASISGAGAVTVERGGQTIKERRSFSITGGMCPRCEGRGSVTDIDLAQLFDDAKSLDDGAVTIPGYGADSWNMRLYKESGFVDPDKPIRRYTKQQRNDFLYKEPVRMKIAGINMTYEGLIPRIQKSMLSKDPEGMQPHIRAFVDRAVTFMTCPECDGTRLSAAARSSKIKGVSIADACAMQISDLAEWVGGLDEPSVKPLLDALRHTMDSFVEIGLGYLSLDRPAGTLSGGEAQRVKMIRHLGSALTDVTYVFDEPTIGLHPHDIQRMNELLLRLRDKGNTVLVVEHKPEMIEIADHVVDLGPGAGAAGGTVCFEGTVAKLRASGTITGRHFDDRAALKAKVRKAKGKLAIRGAKTNNLRNVNVDIPLGMLVVVTGVAGSGKSSLVHGSIPAGEGVVSVDQGAIRGSRRSNPATYTGLLEPIRKAFAKANDVKPALFSANSEGACPNCNGAGVVYTDLAMMAGVAVTCEVCEGKRFQQAVLEYHLGGRDISEVLAMPVDEAKEFFATGEARIPAAQAILDRLADVGLGYLTLGQPLTTLSGGERQRLKLATHMGDKGGVYVLDEPTTGLHLADVEQLLGLLDRLVDAGKSVIVIEHHQAVMAHADWIIDLGPGAGHDGGRIVFEGTPAELVATRSTVTGEHLAAYVG
- a CDS encoding VOC family protein: MDITIHNTFLPHNDPDATLAFYRDILGFEVRNDVGYNGMRWITVGPVGQPGTSIVLYPPEANPGITEEERRVIAEMMAKGTFGHIILSTKDLDDVFEQVQARGAEVVQEPTEQPYGVRDCAFRDPSGNLVRINHQR
- a CDS encoding MFS transporter, encoding MSALVDPAPLRSPPFRRLWVGRTLSGFGSQMTFVAVLYQIWQSTHSTVWTGALGIALAAPIIVFGLFAGSIVDRTDRRAFYLVTVTGQAVCSLALAAQGVFGQLPVLGVLLLVAAQSTFVAGSGPAAHTFVARLLPRSEVAAGLALNRISMQGAMLAGPALGGVLLGWIGLGGCYLIDALTFGLAFYGAFGLPPMPPEGEPSRPGLGGVLDGLTFLVGSPIVRGALLTDLATTVLSMPISLFPLINAERFGNNPRTLGLFLSAIAVGGTIASILSGAFTRLPRPGLVMLCGSAVWGAALALFGISPNAWLGLGFLVLAGAADTVAVVSRGTIVQLHTPDALLGRVAAAEQIVGQAGPDVGNVRAGLVAGFTSGTTALVSGGLLCLAAVAAIGTTTPGLRRTISVAPRPDRA
- a CDS encoding maleylpyruvate isomerase N-terminal domain-containing protein, producing MPVFSLCWSALRATVAELPDDAFAQPSGCTGWLVRDLVCHLVIDAQDVLITLVTPATGEPTRDAVTYWEVGATPPDGADPLDALTVRLAAAYQEPGLLKFHLDDVGSAAGRAAELADPDLRVGTRGEVLTVGDYLSAYVMEWTLHHLDLIAHLPGATEPPAAGLARSREMLEQIAGARFPATFPDKDALLIGTGRRAPTEAERARLGSLTMKLPIILA
- a CDS encoding LuxR C-terminal-related transcriptional regulator; translation: MATTTSKRRLLRVVSSLVLGITAATLSVGSALAESQLPADVLPHGAEPVRPQPEPVAVPRNSTISVLLANEHTVFRSGLRAVLGAQPDLRCVAEVGDGAAAIAEMRRLDPDVAILDLDMPGLADPAAIDSVAALGSGTRILTIADRDTDENLYRALRLGASGFLTKALPSRDLVAAVRTAARGDALIDPRLTRRLITRLTDGIEPFPAAPELETLTAREHQVLLLIAKAYTNPEIARALGVGEQTVKTHVSNVLAKLGVRDRVHAAVYAHTHRVVLRL
- the secY gene encoding preprotein translocase subunit SecY, whose amino-acid sequence is MLSALVPAFRTPDLRRRILWTLGLLALFRLGATLPSPGVDYRSVRDCIDVVSGGESAGIYQLIDVFSGGAMLQLTVFAVGIVPYITASIVTQLLTVVIPRFADLRAEGQAGQAKITQYTRYLAVALGALQASTLVALAARKQLLRGCPKEVLADNGIFAMLVIVLVMTAGAALAMWFGEQITERGIGNGMSLLIFAGIAARIPSQGRSILNSSGVLIFIGVCAAVLLMIVGVIFVEQGQRRIPVQYAKRVVGRKMYGGSSTYLPLKVNQAGVVPVIFGSSLLYLPNLLTQLTQRGPGEQTGWQRVVQRYLVDPGNPVHVAVYIALIVFFTYFYVSVTVDPAERADEMRKFGGFVPGYRPGKATADYLSHVLTRITLPGSVYLGVVAVLPNLLAHFGAAGPAQNLAFGGTSVLIVVSVGLDTIKQLESQLMTKNYTGFLR
- a CDS encoding sialidase family protein — protein: MGLVRNGMLVFLASVLFATGSSVEAVAAGPFQDPVVVGYRAFEPSIEIAPDGTVYIAGPEGVLSNGISSPSTIFRSTDAGASWVATPPTMRGFWPGGGDAALAIAPNGSLAVADLWAGSSTAGRSGDRSDSWIALPIAGLPIQDRPWLASTGSSTYLAYHQIPSGIAVSKSIDGGLTYPLTTVAATAIDQGGCVTCSAGSVIASDGGGPLTDKVGVIFNAANGGVGFSRSTDGGITWSVKTVAASGNSDNTLVFPTVADSGDGRLVAVWLRVAGGRSAVQTAVSADWGQTWSEPKTVVGNGTSVYPWVAAKGDKVAISLYWNNTDGTADGTAPGVPWYESYLESDDFAASFGPLQTADPTPVKFGPICTGGTSCQANRELGDFQSVALDNAGRANLAYNRSIDNGANVEVRFTRQS